CGCCAAGTTGCCCTGCCTTCACGCGATCTACCTGCACATTGAGCTCAGGTTTTGATTTGTTCACGTCTATTTGCAGCTCTTCAATACCCGGGATGTTCATTTCTTCGATATGCTTTCTCAGGTCTTCGGCGGTTATGAGCATTTGCTCATAATCTTCTCCTTTCAATTCGATATTGATAGGATAACCTACCGGTGGCCCTGCAGCGTCTTTTTCAACGATTACAGAAGCGCCGGGGAAACCCTGCACGGCATCACGCACCTCCGAAAGTACATGGCTGCTCCTCACGCCGCGCCTGTCTTTGAACTCGCGCATGGTGAGCGTAACCTTTCCCTTGTGCGGCATGTCATTTTGCTGGCCACCATCGGTTTGCGGATTTCCGGCACCGCGACCCACTTGTGAGATAGCCGACTCTACCATGAAATTGTAACCGTCTTCGTCCTCGTACTTCTCTATCACGTCAAAAACCCGCTGCTCAATTTGTTTGGTGATCTTATTGGTCTTTTCAATATCGGTCCCTTCGGGCAGTTCTATATAAGTGATGATCTGGTTGGGCTCATTTTCGGGGAAAAAGAGCACCTTCGGCTGTACAATGCTCACCAGGATAAAAGACAGAATGAGCATGGCCAGTGTTCCGAAGAAAACCAGGTAAGAATTCTTTCCGCGGAGAGAAAAACGCAGGGTAGCTTCATACTTTTTCTCCAGCTTTTTCAAAGCCCTGTACTGGAAGAAATCTACCCAGCTGCTCAAAAAATATTTGTAGGCCCACATTAAAATGGCTGCGAGTACAGAGAGATTTCCGGCTGCCCTAAGAGCACCCATGTCAAGTACAAACCCGGCAATGAGGAGTATTATTCCCACCCCCGTCAAAATAGCGCTTATGCGGATAAGTTTTTTCCTTGTGAGTTCCTTTTCTTCAGTCTTCATGAATTCTGAAGTCAGCATCGAGTTGATGATAAGGGCAACAAAGAGGGAAGAGCCCAGCACAATAGATAAGGTAATGGGGAAGTAGACCATGAACTTTCCTATGGTTCCCGGCCACAATGCCAGTGGGAAAAAGGCTGCAAGTGTCGTCGCGGTAGAAGCAATAATGGGCCAGGCAATCTCGCCCACCCCCTGTTTTGCCGCTTTGATCCTGGGCACTCCCTGGTCCATGAGGCTGTACACGTTTTCTACCACCACAATCCCGTTATCTACCAGCATTCCCAGCCCCATTACCAGGGCAAACAGCACCATGGTGTTAAGGGTAAAGCCTATGCTCGATAATATGATAAAGGAGAGGAACATAGAAAGCGGGATGGCAAAGCCCACAAAAAGGGCATTGCGGAAGCCCAGGAAAAACATGAGCACCAGTACCACCAGGATGACCCCAAAAACGATGTTGTTCACCAGGTCGTCTACCATATTCCTGGTAGTGGTAGACTGGTCGTTTGAGTAAGAGATGTGAAGATCGTCGGGGAGGCTTGTTTCCTGCTCTTCTTTAACTATGGCCTTAATATTCTCAATGGCCTCGATCATATTTTTTCCGCCGCGCTTCTTGATATCGAGCATCACCACAGGCTGCCCGTACTCACGTGCGAAAGTGGTAGGTTCCTGTTCCTGGAAATTGATTTCGGCTATATCCCTTAAAAAGACATTCCCGTCTTCCCTTTTTACAATGACGTTCCTGAGTTCATCGGGATCGGTTACTTCGCCCAGTATCCTGATATTCTTCTGAATACCGCCGGTTACCACATTGCCGCCCGAGATGGTCTGGTTCTCTGAGCTCACGGCATTAATAATGTCCTGGAAGCTCACTTTTGAAGCCGTCATCTTGTAGATATCTACAGCGATCTCCACCTCTTTTTCTTCGGCACCCCTCACAGAAGCTTCTTTTATCTGCGGAAGAAGCTCAATCCTGTCCTGCAGGTATTCAGCGTATTCCTTTAATTTTTGCACCGGGTAGTCGCCCGTAAGGTTGACGTTGAGGATAGGCATTTCTTCGGAAATATTGAGGTCGAACACGTTAGGCTCTACTTTGGCACCATTGTCGAGCGTGGGCCAGGTGGTTGCTGCCTTTTGCTGGTCAACTTTGTCTTTTACCTTTTGTTTTGCGGCATCTACCGAAATATCTTCGTCAAATTCAACGATCACCAGCGAGTAATCCTGGAGGGTAGTTGAAGAAATATCCTGCACCCCGGCAATATTGTTGAATTCTTCTTCGAGCGGCTCTGTGATGAATTTTTCAACATCTTCGGCTGAATTACCGGGGTTTACCGAGCTCACGTAGATCTTGGTCTCCACAACTTCAGGAAAAGATTCCCGCGGCATGCTGTAGTATGACATGAGGCCGCCAATAAAAATGATGGCGACGATGACATACACCGTCATGCGGTTATCAATGGCCCAGGAAGAAAGTTTAAATTCTTTGTCTAATTTCATCTTAGTTCAATGCATTGGGATTAGCAATCTCTACCTCTTCACCTTCCTGAATGCCACGGGCGCCACTGGTGATGAGTAAGTCTCCCGCCTGCAGGCCAGAAAGTACTTCCACCGAATTGTCATACGCCATTCCTGTTTTAAGGACCCTCTTTTGAGCTACGCCTGTAGAGTCGGTTTCTTTTTCAACCACAAAAGCCACATTCTCGCCGGCAGAATTTTTCTGGATCAGGTTTTCAGGA
This Salinimicrobium tongyeongense DNA region includes the following protein-coding sequences:
- a CDS encoding efflux RND transporter permease subunit, which translates into the protein MKLDKEFKLSSWAIDNRMTVYVIVAIIFIGGLMSYYSMPRESFPEVVETKIYVSSVNPGNSAEDVEKFITEPLEEEFNNIAGVQDISSTTLQDYSLVIVEFDEDISVDAAKQKVKDKVDQQKAATTWPTLDNGAKVEPNVFDLNISEEMPILNVNLTGDYPVQKLKEYAEYLQDRIELLPQIKEASVRGAEEKEVEIAVDIYKMTASKVSFQDIINAVSSENQTISGGNVVTGGIQKNIRILGEVTDPDELRNVIVKREDGNVFLRDIAEINFQEQEPTTFAREYGQPVVMLDIKKRGGKNMIEAIENIKAIVKEEQETSLPDDLHISYSNDQSTTTRNMVDDLVNNIVFGVILVVLVLMFFLGFRNALFVGFAIPLSMFLSFIILSSIGFTLNTMVLFALVMGLGMLVDNGIVVVENVYSLMDQGVPRIKAAKQGVGEIAWPIIASTATTLAAFFPLALWPGTIGKFMVYFPITLSIVLGSSLFVALIINSMLTSEFMKTEEKELTRKKLIRISAILTGVGIILLIAGFVLDMGALRAAGNLSVLAAILMWAYKYFLSSWVDFFQYRALKKLEKKYEATLRFSLRGKNSYLVFFGTLAMLILSFILVSIVQPKVLFFPENEPNQIITYIELPEGTDIEKTNKITKQIEQRVFDVIEKYEDEDGYNFMVESAISQVGRGAGNPQTDGGQQNDMPHKGKVTLTMREFKDRRGVRSSHVLSEVRDAVQGFPGASVIVEKDAAGPPVGYPINIELKGEDYEQMLITAEDLRKHIEEMNIPGIEELQIDVNKSKPELNVQVDRVKAGQLGVSTGAVGQTLRRAIYGEEISTFKEGDEDYPINVRFNEDLRYNENALFNQPVTFKNQSTGNIVQVPISSVTKTQLTSSFSAIKRKDLKRVITLYSNVLEGYNGNAIVEQLQKELASYELPENISLEFTGEQEKQQENMSFLLKALLIGLGGILLILVAQFNSIPKPLIILIAVFLSLAGVFFGLVVFQMDFIIIMTMMGIISLAGIVVNNAIVLVDYTQILIDRKKNSLGIDDKDLLTKGQYFEMIVEGGKSRLRPVLLTAITTVLGLIPLAIGLNIDFFSLFTDYAPQVYIGGDNVIFWGPLAWTVIFGLIFATFLTLVVVPAMLYLVNRGRVKVRNRREKSSS